The Roseibium sp. Sym1 nucleotide sequence GCGGGCTGGCCGAGATTTTCTTTCAGGAGATCATACATGTGCTCCTGGCGGGGGCGATCCTGCCTGGCGCCGGTCAGGACAAGATTGAAGTCCTTGACCGGTTCCTCGAAGGCCGGGGTCAGGAACTGCTTGTATTTGTTGATGACACGGAAGGCGGCGTAGTCCTTCAGGTCGTCAAGCGGAGTTTCCTTCAGGAGTTTCGAGAGCACCGGCAGCGCGCGTGGTTCAAACAGATAGACCGTTTCAGGAATGTCAAAGCCGACAATCCTGAAATAGGCATCCAGGTCGAACTCCGGGACCTGGGCTTGCACTTCGTCGAAGCCCAGCTTGCCGTAACGGTTTCGAGGGTCATTGCCTTCTTCCGGCGTCAGCATGCCCTCGTAAAGTGCGCTTTCGATCCGGAGGGTGATATCCGCAATCCGGTCGGATTCCTCTTCGCTGTAACCTTCAATTTTCATGATTTCCGTCACGTAGGTGCGGTACGCCGGTATGCGCGGGTCGCCCTCCTTGTTGCGTAACAGTTCAAGATGATGGTCTTCGACGGCAAAGGAGGGACCGGCGGAGAAGATCGCGAAGTGCTTGCTGTCTTGCGGATCCGCGCTCGGTGCGAAAATCGCAAACAGGGCCGGACCCGAAGTACTTGCCTGTTCGGCCATGAACCGCGTCAGATCCTCAAGCGAGTGAATCTCGTCGATCCGATCCAGTTCAGCGCGGACCGGCTCGATCCCGGCGGCCTCCATCGCCTCGACATTCATGTAGGCCTTGTAGAAGTCGCCAACGAGTTGCGTGTTGCTTCCCTTCGGCGCGTCCGCGGATGTTTCGCCGGCTGTTTCGGCAACGATCGCAAGCTGCTTGATCAGCCGTTCGCCAATAATCGTAAAGATGTCCCAGCGCGCCTTGTCTTCCGGTCGCTCGACCCGGTCAAGCCACTTGCCTGACGCGTAGCGATAGAAATCCTCTCCCGGATCAACGGAGGTGTCCATGTTGCTTGCCGAAAACTGCAGATCATCTGGAGTAAGTGGCGGCAAACCGGTGTCCTGTGCCTGCGAGGCGTGAGCCAGTACGGCAGTTGAGAGCACCACGGATGCAAGAAGAGAGGGGATGGGGTTCATGTTTTTGCTCCTCCAGGCAGATCAAGTGCCTGTTTCAACGAGTGCCTCAGGCGGACTCCCAATGAAACGGACATCTGCGGTCGGTATGGATGACAGCGCAGCAAACAAAAGCGCCACGACAACGCCCTGGAAAACTCTTGAACTAAATCGCATGAGTGAAGTGCTCCACCCTGGGTACGTATCTTCCCTTAGGTGAGGTTAGCACACCGCTGCTGAATGACAATGTGCTGGCGGTTCAGCGTCTGATTGTTCTTTGCGGTGAAAATGACTGGTTTGGGACCGTGTCAGGTTCCGCAGAACGTCCGGTAGGGACCGAAACTGTCCGGTGCGGGGTCTGCATAAGCCTCTTGACCGGGCTGCTCCCTGAACGGGGACGCGAGCACCTGAAGCAGCGCCCTGACCGGTGCAAAGTCGCCATTCTCGGCGGCTTCCAGAGCCTCTTCCACCTTGTGGTTGCGCGGTATGTAGAGTGGGTTTGCACCATCCATGGCGGTCTTGACCTGCTCGGCAGGAAGTCCTTCCTGCGCACGTCTCCGGTTCCAGCGAGCCAGC carries:
- a CDS encoding M13 family metallopeptidase; the protein is MNPIPSLLASVVLSTAVLAHASQAQDTGLPPLTPDDLQFSASNMDTSVDPGEDFYRYASGKWLDRVERPEDKARWDIFTIIGERLIKQLAIVAETAGETSADAPKGSNTQLVGDFYKAYMNVEAMEAAGIEPVRAELDRIDEIHSLEDLTRFMAEQASTSGPALFAIFAPSADPQDSKHFAIFSAGPSFAVEDHHLELLRNKEGDPRIPAYRTYVTEIMKIEGYSEEESDRIADITLRIESALYEGMLTPEEGNDPRNRYGKLGFDEVQAQVPEFDLDAYFRIVGFDIPETVYLFEPRALPVLSKLLKETPLDDLKDYAAFRVINKYKQFLTPAFEEPVKDFNLVLTGARQDRPRQEHMYDLLKENLGQPASKLFVETYYSDETRAEVLDMVERIHAKFRERVETRDWLSEDTRAEALKKIDSFY